One Podarcis muralis chromosome 1, rPodMur119.hap1.1, whole genome shotgun sequence genomic window carries:
- the LIG4 gene encoding DNA ligase 4 isoform X2 — protein sequence MSSISTSCSPSQLTVASQVPFEDLCSTLERIQKCKSRPEKTKNFKEFLDSWRKYHDALHKNEKDVADSFYPAMRLILPQLERERMAYGIKETMLAKLYIELLNLPKDGKDALKLLNYRTPTGSRGDAGDFAMIAYFVLKQRCPRKGQLTIKQVNDILDSISNNNAAKRRDLVKKSLLQLITQSSALEQKWLIRMIIKDLKLGVSQQTLLSIFHPEASKLHNVTTDLEKVCRQLHNPSVFLSDVSITLFSAFKPMLAAIADVQQIEKQMNNQSFYIETKLDGERMQMHKDADVYKYFSRNGYDYTQQFGASPLEGSLTPFIHNIFNKNIQNCILDGEMMAYNPTTQNFVQKGSKFDIKKMSDDSELQTCFCVFDVLMVNNQKLGHEMLSKRYEKLNEIFTPIEGRLQFVPKNQANTRKEVIDSLNEAIDNREEGIVVKDPMSIYKPDERGEGWFKIKPEYVSGLMDELDLLIVGGYWGKGLRGGMMSHFLCAVAETPPPGEKPSVFHSICRVGSGYTMKELYDLGLKLAKYWKPYRKRDPPFNILCGTEKPEVYIEPCNSVIVQIKAAEIVSSDMYKTDYTLRFPRIERIREDKEWHDCMTLDILEQLRGKACGKLATKHFDIDNDEPQGKKRKTVPKIKKKIGLIDHFKAPDLSNVNQISSIFEDVEFCVMTGTQNYSKYQLESKIAEYGGSIVQNPGLDTYCVIAGIENVRVKNIISSDKYDVVRAEWLLQCFQSKTFVPWQLDFMIHMSPETKQHFACEYDCYGDSYTGDTDIAKLKQVFSRMNNFQAEISQDAIADIEARYSWESSPLSMFRQHTIYLAPSDELSNSGARIKQTKLLTAALILRFHGAKVVQQLEEGVSHVICGDHAHLKEIKTLRRTFKRKFKILSEQWLKDSIKTGKLQNENAYLI from the coding sequence ATGTCTTCCATCTCTACTTCCTGTTCTCCTTCCCAACTAACTGTGGCATCACAAGTTCCTTTTGAAGATCTCTGTTCAACATTAGAAcgaatacaaaaatgcaaatccCGACCTGAGAAAACCAAGAATTTCAAGGAGTTTTTAGATTCCTGGAGGAAATATCATGATGCGCttcataaaaatgaaaaagatgtaGCAGATTCTTTTTATCCAGCAATGAGGCTTATTCTTCCACAGTTGGAAAGAGAAAGGATGGCTTATGGAATTAAAGAAACCATGCTTGCTAAGCTGTATATTGAGCTCTTAAATTTACCCAAAGATGGAAAAGATGCTTTAAAACTCTTAAATTATCGAACACCTACTGGCTCACGGGGAGATGCTGGAGACTTTGCTATGATTGCCTATTTTGTGTTGAAACAAAGGTGTCCCAGGAAAGGTCAACTGACCATAAAGCAAGTGAACGATATTTTAGATTCCATTTCTAATAATAATGCTGCCAAAAGGAGGGATCTGGTCAAGAAGAGCCTTCTTCAGTTAATAACTCAGAGTTCAGCACTTGAACAGAAATGGTTGATCAGGATGATCATAAAAGATTTGAAACTTGGTGTCAGCCAGCAAACCTTACTTTCCATCTTTCATCCTGAAGCTTCAAAGTTGCATAATGTTACAACTGATTTGGAGAAAGTCTGTAGACAGTTACACAATCCTTCTGTATTTCTTAGTGATGTTTCTATTACATTATTTTCTGCCTTTAAACCGATGCTTGCTGCTATTGCTGATGTACAACAAAttgaaaaacaaatgaacaaccagAGTTTTTACATAGAAACCAAATTAGATGGTGAGCGAATGCAGATGCACAAAGATGCAGATGTTTACAAGTATTTTTCCCGAAATGGGTATGATTATACTCAACAGTTTGGAGCTTCTCCCTTGGAAGGTTCATTGACTCCATTTATTCATAATATCTTCAACAAAAATATTCAGAACTGCATTCTGGATGGTGAAATGATGGCCTACAATCCCACCACACAGAACTTTGTACAGAAGGGTAGCAAATTTGACATCAAAAAGATGTCAGATGATTCAGAATTACAGACATGCTTCTGTGTGTTTGATGTTCTAATGGTTAATAACCAAAAATTGGGTCATGAGATGTTGAGCAAAAGATATGAGAAACTGAATGAGATATTTACACCAATAGAAGGTCGTTTGCAGTTTGTTCCTAAAAATCAAGCTAACACTCGGAAAGAAGTAATAGATTCTCTAAATGAAGCAATAGATAACAGAGAAGAAGGAATTGTGGTAAAAGATCCCATGTCAATTTACAAGCCGGACGAACGTGGGGAAGGATGGTTCAAGATCAAACCAGAGTATGTTAGTGGACTAATGGATGAACTAGACCTTTTAATTGTTGGGGGCTACTGGGGAAAAGGTCTTCGTGGTGGCATGATGTCACATTTTTTATGTGCAGTTGCTGAGACTCCTCCGCCTGGTGAAAAACCATCAGTGTTCCACTCCATTTGTCGTGTTGGTTCTGGTTACACTATGAAAGAACTTTATGATCTTGGCTTGAAATTAGCCAAATATTGGAAACCTTATCGTAAAAGAGATCCTCCTTTTAATATCTTGTGTGGAACTGAGAAGCCTGAAGTCTATATTGAGCCTTGTAATTCAGTCATTGTCCAGATTAAAGCAGCAGAGATTGTGAGCAGTGATATGTACAAAACTGATTATACATTACGTTTCCCTCGTATTGAGAGGATAAGAGAAGATAAAGAATGGCATGATTGTATGACTCTTGACATTCTAGAGCAACTCAGAGGTAAAGCTTGTGGAAAGCTAGCGACTAAGCACTTTGATATAGATAATGATGAGCCACAAGGAAAGAAACGTAAAACTGTGcccaagattaaaaaaaaaattggtttaATAGATCATTTTAAAGCTCCTGATCTTTCAAATGTAAACCAGATTTCCAGTATATTTGAAGATGTTGAGTTTTGTGTTATGACAGGGACACAAAACTATTCAAAATATCAGCTGGAAAGTAAAATAGCGGAATATGGCGGCAGCATAGTCCAGAATCCTGGTTTGGACACCTATTGTGTGATTGCAGGAATCGAGAATGTCAGAGTGAAAAATATTATTTCTTCTGACAAGTATGATGTTGTGAGAGCGGAGTGGCTTTTACAGTGCTTTCAATCCAAAACATTTGTACCCTGGCAGCTTGATTTCATGATTCACATGTCTccagaaacaaaacaacatttTGCCTGTGAATATGACTGCTATGGTGATAGTTACACAGGTGATACTGATATTGCCAAACTAAAGCAGGTGTTCTCAAGAATGAATAACTTTCAGGCAGAGATCTCTCAGGATGCAATTGCTGACATAGAAGCACGTTATTCATGGGAAAGCTCTCCACTAAGTATGTTCAGGCAGCACACGATTTACCTGGCTCCTTCTGATGAATTGAGTAATTCAGGTGCTAggattaaacaaacaaaactattAACTGCAGCACTGATACTTCGATTTCATGGAGCAAAAGTGGTTCAACAGCTTGAAGAGGGTGTGTCCCATGTAATCTGTGGAGATCATGCTcatttgaaggagataaagactCTGAGAAGAACGTTCAAAAGGAAGTTTAAAATTTTGTCTGAGCAGTGGTTAAAGGATTCTATAAAGACTGGCAAGTTACAAAATGAAAATGCTTACTTAATTTAA
- the LIG4 gene encoding DNA ligase 4 isoform X1: protein MEPRRAHLIAVPGGTCPRPAPASSVVLPAPRPGISSPTHHFRETGTDGNASGSKFEGQRFPTSAATEPIREARQKETPREQARFRTRACAEQKARSSCQAVLWSLCERRRWTRRSGGSSSEILKMSSISTSCSPSQLTVASQVPFEDLCSTLERIQKCKSRPEKTKNFKEFLDSWRKYHDALHKNEKDVADSFYPAMRLILPQLERERMAYGIKETMLAKLYIELLNLPKDGKDALKLLNYRTPTGSRGDAGDFAMIAYFVLKQRCPRKGQLTIKQVNDILDSISNNNAAKRRDLVKKSLLQLITQSSALEQKWLIRMIIKDLKLGVSQQTLLSIFHPEASKLHNVTTDLEKVCRQLHNPSVFLSDVSITLFSAFKPMLAAIADVQQIEKQMNNQSFYIETKLDGERMQMHKDADVYKYFSRNGYDYTQQFGASPLEGSLTPFIHNIFNKNIQNCILDGEMMAYNPTTQNFVQKGSKFDIKKMSDDSELQTCFCVFDVLMVNNQKLGHEMLSKRYEKLNEIFTPIEGRLQFVPKNQANTRKEVIDSLNEAIDNREEGIVVKDPMSIYKPDERGEGWFKIKPEYVSGLMDELDLLIVGGYWGKGLRGGMMSHFLCAVAETPPPGEKPSVFHSICRVGSGYTMKELYDLGLKLAKYWKPYRKRDPPFNILCGTEKPEVYIEPCNSVIVQIKAAEIVSSDMYKTDYTLRFPRIERIREDKEWHDCMTLDILEQLRGKACGKLATKHFDIDNDEPQGKKRKTVPKIKKKIGLIDHFKAPDLSNVNQISSIFEDVEFCVMTGTQNYSKYQLESKIAEYGGSIVQNPGLDTYCVIAGIENVRVKNIISSDKYDVVRAEWLLQCFQSKTFVPWQLDFMIHMSPETKQHFACEYDCYGDSYTGDTDIAKLKQVFSRMNNFQAEISQDAIADIEARYSWESSPLSMFRQHTIYLAPSDELSNSGARIKQTKLLTAALILRFHGAKVVQQLEEGVSHVICGDHAHLKEIKTLRRTFKRKFKILSEQWLKDSIKTGKLQNENAYLI, encoded by the exons ATGGAGCCCCGACGCGCCCACCTCATCGCGGTCCCGGGCGGGACATGCCCGCGCCCCGCTCCCGCCTCCTCCGtcgtcctccccgccccccggccGGGAATCTCCTCGCCCACTCACCACTTCCGGGAAACCGGCACGGACGGCAACGCTTCCGGGTCAAAGTTCGAAGGGCAAAGGTTTCCAACGAGCGCCGCGACGGAGCCTATCAGGGAAGCGCGGCAGAAGGAAACCCCGCGAGAACAGGCCAGGTTTCgcacacgcgcatgcgcagagcaGAAAGCCCGCTCTTCCTGTCAGGCTGTGCTTTGGTCTCTGTGCGAGCGGCGGAGGTGGACGAGGAGAAGCGGAGGCTCGTCGAG tgAAATACTCAAGATGTCTTCCATCTCTACTTCCTGTTCTCCTTCCCAACTAACTGTGGCATCACAAGTTCCTTTTGAAGATCTCTGTTCAACATTAGAAcgaatacaaaaatgcaaatccCGACCTGAGAAAACCAAGAATTTCAAGGAGTTTTTAGATTCCTGGAGGAAATATCATGATGCGCttcataaaaatgaaaaagatgtaGCAGATTCTTTTTATCCAGCAATGAGGCTTATTCTTCCACAGTTGGAAAGAGAAAGGATGGCTTATGGAATTAAAGAAACCATGCTTGCTAAGCTGTATATTGAGCTCTTAAATTTACCCAAAGATGGAAAAGATGCTTTAAAACTCTTAAATTATCGAACACCTACTGGCTCACGGGGAGATGCTGGAGACTTTGCTATGATTGCCTATTTTGTGTTGAAACAAAGGTGTCCCAGGAAAGGTCAACTGACCATAAAGCAAGTGAACGATATTTTAGATTCCATTTCTAATAATAATGCTGCCAAAAGGAGGGATCTGGTCAAGAAGAGCCTTCTTCAGTTAATAACTCAGAGTTCAGCACTTGAACAGAAATGGTTGATCAGGATGATCATAAAAGATTTGAAACTTGGTGTCAGCCAGCAAACCTTACTTTCCATCTTTCATCCTGAAGCTTCAAAGTTGCATAATGTTACAACTGATTTGGAGAAAGTCTGTAGACAGTTACACAATCCTTCTGTATTTCTTAGTGATGTTTCTATTACATTATTTTCTGCCTTTAAACCGATGCTTGCTGCTATTGCTGATGTACAACAAAttgaaaaacaaatgaacaaccagAGTTTTTACATAGAAACCAAATTAGATGGTGAGCGAATGCAGATGCACAAAGATGCAGATGTTTACAAGTATTTTTCCCGAAATGGGTATGATTATACTCAACAGTTTGGAGCTTCTCCCTTGGAAGGTTCATTGACTCCATTTATTCATAATATCTTCAACAAAAATATTCAGAACTGCATTCTGGATGGTGAAATGATGGCCTACAATCCCACCACACAGAACTTTGTACAGAAGGGTAGCAAATTTGACATCAAAAAGATGTCAGATGATTCAGAATTACAGACATGCTTCTGTGTGTTTGATGTTCTAATGGTTAATAACCAAAAATTGGGTCATGAGATGTTGAGCAAAAGATATGAGAAACTGAATGAGATATTTACACCAATAGAAGGTCGTTTGCAGTTTGTTCCTAAAAATCAAGCTAACACTCGGAAAGAAGTAATAGATTCTCTAAATGAAGCAATAGATAACAGAGAAGAAGGAATTGTGGTAAAAGATCCCATGTCAATTTACAAGCCGGACGAACGTGGGGAAGGATGGTTCAAGATCAAACCAGAGTATGTTAGTGGACTAATGGATGAACTAGACCTTTTAATTGTTGGGGGCTACTGGGGAAAAGGTCTTCGTGGTGGCATGATGTCACATTTTTTATGTGCAGTTGCTGAGACTCCTCCGCCTGGTGAAAAACCATCAGTGTTCCACTCCATTTGTCGTGTTGGTTCTGGTTACACTATGAAAGAACTTTATGATCTTGGCTTGAAATTAGCCAAATATTGGAAACCTTATCGTAAAAGAGATCCTCCTTTTAATATCTTGTGTGGAACTGAGAAGCCTGAAGTCTATATTGAGCCTTGTAATTCAGTCATTGTCCAGATTAAAGCAGCAGAGATTGTGAGCAGTGATATGTACAAAACTGATTATACATTACGTTTCCCTCGTATTGAGAGGATAAGAGAAGATAAAGAATGGCATGATTGTATGACTCTTGACATTCTAGAGCAACTCAGAGGTAAAGCTTGTGGAAAGCTAGCGACTAAGCACTTTGATATAGATAATGATGAGCCACAAGGAAAGAAACGTAAAACTGTGcccaagattaaaaaaaaaattggtttaATAGATCATTTTAAAGCTCCTGATCTTTCAAATGTAAACCAGATTTCCAGTATATTTGAAGATGTTGAGTTTTGTGTTATGACAGGGACACAAAACTATTCAAAATATCAGCTGGAAAGTAAAATAGCGGAATATGGCGGCAGCATAGTCCAGAATCCTGGTTTGGACACCTATTGTGTGATTGCAGGAATCGAGAATGTCAGAGTGAAAAATATTATTTCTTCTGACAAGTATGATGTTGTGAGAGCGGAGTGGCTTTTACAGTGCTTTCAATCCAAAACATTTGTACCCTGGCAGCTTGATTTCATGATTCACATGTCTccagaaacaaaacaacatttTGCCTGTGAATATGACTGCTATGGTGATAGTTACACAGGTGATACTGATATTGCCAAACTAAAGCAGGTGTTCTCAAGAATGAATAACTTTCAGGCAGAGATCTCTCAGGATGCAATTGCTGACATAGAAGCACGTTATTCATGGGAAAGCTCTCCACTAAGTATGTTCAGGCAGCACACGATTTACCTGGCTCCTTCTGATGAATTGAGTAATTCAGGTGCTAggattaaacaaacaaaactattAACTGCAGCACTGATACTTCGATTTCATGGAGCAAAAGTGGTTCAACAGCTTGAAGAGGGTGTGTCCCATGTAATCTGTGGAGATCATGCTcatttgaaggagataaagactCTGAGAAGAACGTTCAAAAGGAAGTTTAAAATTTTGTCTGAGCAGTGGTTAAAGGATTCTATAAAGACTGGCAAGTTACAAAATGAAAATGCTTACTTAATTTAA